The following are encoded in a window of Roseimaritima ulvae genomic DNA:
- a CDS encoding WD40 repeat domain-containing serine/threonine protein kinase, translating into MSSTDPLAALAVSERNELEVLLMEFDGDWEPDALDTVGPRIATHPDPRYRDLALGELVKIDLQRRWATGAGRLLEDYLQRYPALGTTESVSADLIVAEYEARHSVAPELVLTAYQSRFPNQFDQVEQLAGRASQSKLPDASPPNRTENELAQASIDTSRVDQLRDTKAGGQRTPEADLPVEFGRYRILKTLGAGAMGKVYLAHDNQLDRQVALKTPSFSSSDDDDMVTRFYREARSAAKIQHRNICPIYDVGQIDGRHFISMAFIKGRCMAQFIKPEHLPPQRTSAILVQRLAVALAEAHKHNVIHRDLKPANIMIDLKKEPIVMDFGLARQMDVESRVTQSGMAVGTPAYMSPEQIRGELDTVGAAADIYALGVILYELLTGRLPFQGPIAKVVYGIVHEEPPRPSAIREGLDPRLESICAKMMAKDLAERYRSMDEVAMALKDYVKAPRPAEPTATSPSTEPPSSSSASSTSDLTETGALNAFFAAQPDPDLRGTIVEPSAKSIPASVAIRTKTASQSNRNHGGRKLFIALGSAGAAVLLLGIVIYFKGGKVELDPDSDAVVKVDNEGQVTIHPGSEPAQAAPAGKSNATVAQPTLPERTLEPADLSRFRPAEALLNEWQHDGADLFSGLFATLSPNGQRVAFRMGEGPLKISETASKQLLKIPAEMEDATSIAFALDRQLMATGHDNKKIRLWDAVSFAPFGEPFESPIEQRVLWVHLSADGTKLIAMGNDHDKARGVSTFCTWDVATRKRISQFQVDIDAQSVSDSIDASADGSRVAVISRRDGPMIWDTSAGKRLPVEFEVNERLESMMRITGMDLSADGSRLAYGTLWGGPSYAAILDTSTGKELWNSGRQRGRVYCVQFTRDGRWLASTAGRTKAHQLSLWNVATGAEVHRWTYPHDSENQNADMLSSLSFSEDGSRLLLCGLYIPIAVWNLTGQDNQPAAAGGQQQ; encoded by the coding sequence ATGTCATCAACCGATCCACTGGCCGCGCTTGCGGTTTCCGAACGAAACGAGTTGGAAGTCCTGTTGATGGAGTTTGACGGCGACTGGGAACCCGACGCGTTGGATACCGTAGGCCCGCGCATCGCCACTCATCCCGACCCCCGATATCGAGATCTGGCGTTGGGAGAACTGGTCAAAATCGATCTGCAGCGGCGTTGGGCGACAGGGGCCGGCCGTCTGCTGGAAGACTACCTGCAGCGATATCCCGCGCTGGGGACGACCGAATCGGTGAGTGCTGACCTGATCGTGGCGGAATACGAGGCCCGTCATAGTGTGGCTCCGGAACTGGTCCTGACCGCCTACCAATCGCGGTTCCCCAACCAGTTCGATCAAGTCGAACAGCTGGCCGGTCGAGCCTCTCAATCCAAACTGCCCGACGCCTCGCCACCGAACCGCACGGAAAACGAGCTCGCTCAAGCGTCGATCGACACCAGCCGCGTCGACCAACTGCGAGACACCAAGGCGGGCGGGCAGCGTACACCGGAAGCGGATCTGCCGGTGGAATTTGGACGCTACCGAATCCTCAAAACGTTAGGTGCCGGAGCGATGGGCAAGGTCTATCTGGCTCACGACAACCAACTGGACCGACAGGTCGCACTGAAAACGCCCAGTTTCAGCAGCTCGGACGACGACGACATGGTCACGCGGTTTTATCGCGAAGCCCGCTCGGCCGCCAAGATCCAGCATCGCAACATCTGCCCCATCTACGACGTCGGCCAGATCGATGGACGCCACTTCATTTCGATGGCGTTCATCAAAGGCCGCTGCATGGCGCAGTTCATCAAACCGGAACATCTGCCACCGCAACGCACTTCGGCCATTCTGGTGCAACGCTTGGCGGTCGCCTTGGCCGAAGCTCACAAGCACAACGTCATCCACCGCGACCTCAAGCCCGCCAACATCATGATCGACCTGAAGAAGGAACCGATCGTGATGGACTTTGGCTTAGCACGACAAATGGATGTGGAGAGCCGGGTTACACAAAGTGGCATGGCCGTCGGTACGCCAGCATACATGTCTCCGGAACAAATTCGCGGCGAACTGGATACTGTGGGTGCGGCAGCGGATATCTATGCGTTGGGCGTGATCCTGTACGAGTTGCTGACCGGGCGTCTGCCGTTTCAGGGGCCGATTGCCAAGGTTGTGTATGGCATCGTCCACGAAGAACCTCCCCGCCCGTCGGCCATCCGCGAGGGGCTCGATCCGCGGCTGGAATCGATTTGCGCCAAGATGATGGCCAAGGATTTGGCCGAACGGTATCGCTCGATGGACGAAGTGGCGATGGCGTTAAAAGACTACGTAAAGGCGCCGCGACCGGCTGAACCAACCGCCACCTCGCCATCCACCGAACCGCCGTCTTCCTCATCCGCTTCCAGCACGTCCGATCTGACCGAAACAGGAGCTCTGAACGCGTTTTTTGCCGCCCAGCCGGATCCGGATTTGCGTGGCACGATTGTGGAGCCGTCCGCGAAATCGATACCGGCCTCTGTCGCCATTCGCACAAAAACAGCCAGTCAATCGAACCGAAACCACGGTGGACGAAAGCTGTTCATAGCGTTGGGTTCGGCGGGTGCCGCAGTCCTGCTATTGGGCATCGTGATCTATTTCAAAGGCGGCAAAGTGGAGCTCGATCCCGATTCGGACGCGGTCGTGAAAGTTGACAACGAAGGCCAGGTCACCATTCACCCGGGATCGGAACCCGCGCAGGCTGCACCCGCGGGGAAGTCCAATGCGACAGTCGCACAACCAACGTTGCCTGAGCGTACGCTTGAGCCGGCCGATCTTTCACGGTTCCGCCCGGCAGAGGCATTGCTGAATGAGTGGCAGCACGACGGTGCGGATCTGTTTAGCGGCTTATTCGCTACGCTCTCACCGAATGGGCAGCGAGTCGCCTTCCGCATGGGCGAGGGACCGCTGAAGATTTCCGAAACCGCGTCGAAACAATTGTTGAAAATTCCGGCTGAAATGGAGGACGCTACCTCGATCGCGTTTGCGCTGGATCGACAATTGATGGCAACGGGACACGACAACAAAAAAATACGGTTATGGGATGCGGTTTCATTCGCTCCGTTTGGCGAGCCCTTTGAATCGCCAATTGAGCAACGAGTGCTATGGGTTCATCTCTCTGCGGACGGCACCAAATTGATCGCCATGGGCAACGATCATGACAAGGCTAGGGGAGTATCCACATTCTGCACCTGGGACGTCGCGACGCGAAAACGGATCAGTCAATTTCAAGTCGATATCGACGCTCAAAGCGTGTCGGACAGTATCGACGCCTCGGCAGATGGAAGTCGCGTTGCCGTGATCAGCCGCCGTGATGGGCCGATGATATGGGATACCTCGGCAGGCAAACGTCTGCCAGTTGAATTCGAGGTCAACGAAAGGCTCGAGAGTATGATGCGTATCACGGGGATGGATCTTTCGGCGGATGGATCACGGTTGGCTTACGGAACACTCTGGGGCGGACCGTCTTACGCCGCGATACTGGACACGTCGACGGGAAAAGAGCTGTGGAACAGCGGTAGACAAAGAGGTCGAGTGTATTGTGTGCAATTCACTCGTGACGGTCGCTGGTTGGCAAGCACGGCGGGAC
- a CDS encoding RNA polymerase sigma factor has translation MSNQSANESFDFQSFQQRLQAGESHAAKQLFDDYSRRLIQLAGNHIHPALRKRFDEEDVVQSVFRTFFRQQEAGKFHFQGSQQLWQLLVTLTFCKTRSHARKHTAQQRDATADLASFDEALVFDRQPSVEDAVALWEEIDVVLDGLPERAAEIITLSLEGRSRTEIADQLQLSRQTIHRILKLVQQRLSQRFAQFSAAESHESENHSDFG, from the coding sequence GTGAGCAACCAGTCAGCCAACGAATCTTTTGACTTCCAATCGTTCCAGCAACGATTGCAGGCCGGTGAATCGCACGCGGCGAAGCAACTGTTCGATGACTACTCTCGCCGCCTGATCCAGCTGGCCGGCAACCACATCCATCCCGCGTTGCGAAAGCGTTTTGACGAAGAAGATGTGGTTCAATCGGTATTCCGCACGTTTTTTCGTCAACAGGAAGCCGGCAAATTCCACTTCCAGGGTTCCCAACAGTTGTGGCAGTTGCTGGTCACATTGACGTTTTGCAAAACCCGCTCACACGCCCGCAAACACACCGCCCAGCAGCGCGACGCCACAGCGGACCTAGCCAGCTTTGACGAGGCCCTGGTATTTGACCGGCAGCCATCGGTGGAAGACGCGGTGGCGTTGTGGGAAGAAATCGACGTGGTCCTGGATGGCCTGCCGGAGCGCGCGGCCGAAATCATTACGCTCAGCCTGGAAGGCCGCAGCCGCACGGAAATTGCCGACCAATTGCAACTCTCGCGGCAAACAATCCATCGAATTTTAAAGTTGGTCCAGCAACGTCTGAGCCAACGTTTTGCACAGTTCTCCGCGGCGGAATCTCACGAATCAGAAAATCACAGCGATTTCGGTTGA
- a CDS encoding MTH1187 family thiamine-binding protein, producing the protein MNVIVDLCVVPMGVGVSVSKYVAECQQVLQEAGLEHRLHAYGTNIEGDWDEVFAAIKRCHERVHELGAPRITTTIKVGTRTDRQQSMQDKIDSVTENDS; encoded by the coding sequence ATGAATGTAATTGTCGATTTGTGTGTGGTGCCGATGGGCGTGGGCGTTTCGGTCAGCAAGTATGTGGCCGAATGCCAGCAGGTCTTGCAGGAAGCCGGGCTGGAGCATCGACTGCACGCCTATGGCACCAACATCGAAGGTGACTGGGACGAGGTGTTCGCGGCGATCAAACGCTGCCACGAGCGCGTGCACGAGCTGGGCGCGCCACGGATCACCACGACCATCAAAGTCGGCACCCGTACCGACCGCCAGCAATCGATGCAGGACAAAATCGACAGCGTGACGGAAAACGATTCTTAG
- a CDS encoding sulfatase-like hydrolase/transferase translates to MKLVRSTPITALFLTAATSILAAADQQPNIVVLFADDLGYGELGCQGNPEIPTPHIDSIASNGVRFTDGYVAGPNCSPSRAGLLTGRIPTRFGYEFNPTGAFNEQPGFGLPVAEITIAETLQNAGYTTGLIGKWHQGGTADYHPFRHGFDEFFGFLHEGHYFVPPPYKGVTTMLRRKRLPGGLTGRWVGKKGLIYTDHMGHNEPDYDADNPITRGGQPVVETEYLTDAFTREAVDFIDRHDDKPFFLYLAYNAVHSPLQGADAYMEKFSHIEDIQRRIFAAMLSNMDDSVGAVMAQLRKSGLEENTIVFFLSDNGGPTRELTSSNFPLRGSKGEMYEGALRVPFMMQWKGKIPAGQTYEKPVSSFDIFATATANSEGAIAPEVVEGVDLVPFVTGKKTGPPHETLFWRQGGRSGLRHGDWKIVRMGGWKGLSNSQTPWELYDLSKDLSEEANLAKSNPERLNELVELWEKMNGEMAEPLF, encoded by the coding sequence ATGAAACTTGTTCGATCTACGCCGATAACCGCGTTATTTCTGACGGCGGCCACGTCCATTCTGGCCGCTGCTGACCAACAACCCAACATCGTCGTTCTGTTTGCGGATGACCTCGGATATGGGGAGCTTGGCTGTCAGGGCAATCCCGAGATTCCCACGCCTCATATCGACTCGATCGCCAGCAATGGCGTGCGTTTCACCGACGGCTATGTCGCGGGGCCCAATTGCAGTCCCTCACGGGCGGGATTGCTGACGGGGCGAATTCCGACTCGCTTCGGTTATGAGTTCAATCCCACTGGTGCGTTCAATGAACAGCCTGGCTTCGGTCTGCCGGTTGCGGAAATCACGATTGCCGAGACGTTGCAGAATGCTGGTTACACGACGGGGCTGATCGGCAAATGGCATCAGGGTGGCACGGCGGACTATCACCCCTTTCGGCACGGCTTCGATGAGTTCTTTGGATTCCTGCACGAGGGCCACTACTTCGTGCCGCCACCGTACAAAGGTGTCACGACGATGCTGCGCCGCAAGCGTTTGCCAGGCGGACTCACGGGCCGTTGGGTCGGAAAAAAGGGACTCATCTATACCGATCACATGGGCCACAATGAGCCAGATTACGATGCCGACAATCCCATCACTCGCGGCGGCCAACCCGTTGTCGAAACCGAATACCTGACCGATGCGTTTACCCGCGAAGCTGTCGACTTTATCGACCGCCACGACGACAAACCATTCTTCCTGTACCTTGCCTACAACGCGGTCCACAGCCCACTGCAAGGTGCCGACGCGTACATGGAAAAGTTCTCGCACATCGAAGACATCCAGCGTCGCATCTTTGCCGCCATGTTGTCGAACATGGACGACAGTGTTGGAGCCGTGATGGCGCAGCTGCGGAAGTCGGGCCTGGAAGAAAACACAATCGTCTTTTTCCTCAGCGACAACGGAGGTCCGACTCGCGAACTGACTTCCAGCAATTTCCCGCTGCGAGGATCGAAAGGGGAAATGTACGAAGGCGCCCTACGCGTGCCCTTCATGATGCAGTGGAAAGGAAAGATCCCGGCAGGCCAGACTTACGAGAAACCGGTCAGTTCATTCGACATCTTTGCGACCGCCACGGCCAACAGTGAAGGCGCCATTGCACCGGAGGTCGTGGAGGGCGTTGACTTAGTTCCCTTCGTCACCGGCAAGAAAACCGGCCCCCCTCATGAAACCCTCTTTTGGCGTCAGGGTGGCAGGTCCGGATTACGGCACGGCGATTGGAAAATCGTTCGCATGGGCGGTTGGAAAGGGCTTAGCAATAGCCAAACGCCATGGGAACTCTATGACCTCTCGAAAGATCTCTCTGAAGAAGCGAATCTTGCCAAATCAAATCCCGAACGTCTCAACGAATTGGTGGAACTGTGGGAAAAGATGAATGGCGAGATGGCTGAACCGCTGTTTTAA
- a CDS encoding DUF1552 domain-containing protein, with the protein MNLSRRSFLRVNGGTLVLPFLPSLAWAEGTPASLTKPSKKLTIVYLPNGIVRRCFFPGEENAEVPGFIGGFNADKTKNERRFQHKPGIYPMELTATMQPLAAHVDDFSLVTGLDRTYKNGQDVHAQGASCYLTSLSPEQADRQGIAHPNGRTLDQVIGDAVGYSTVFNTLEISCNGFTAPKEPIEFDNISWYGPGKIAPSIREPQKLYDRLFLRESYREHVEDVTDLVIADAKTLSRRLAHDDRHTLDEFMEMVRGIELRIKKMDRMLSDVDVQVPKNEVLPRGEYIRLQMDLMLLAFQMGITNVCTFMLGPERWDATLMYEGVFDKPVQHHNMTHNQKGDGYKELQKIDDFHMQQYAYLIKRMKEIKELDGSCMLDNSLVAFGAGLGDGATHQYYDLPMMVAGRAQGQIKQGRFIKLPSGTLNSNLWLTIAQLMGLKLDSYADSTGVISDLWT; encoded by the coding sequence ATGAATCTTTCCCGCCGCAGCTTTCTGCGAGTCAACGGTGGCACGCTTGTATTGCCCTTCCTGCCCTCGTTGGCTTGGGCCGAGGGCACGCCGGCTAGCCTTACCAAGCCCAGCAAAAAGCTGACCATTGTTTATCTGCCCAACGGCATCGTCCGTCGCTGTTTCTTTCCCGGCGAAGAAAACGCCGAAGTGCCGGGATTTATCGGCGGCTTCAATGCGGACAAAACCAAGAACGAGCGACGTTTTCAGCACAAACCGGGCATCTACCCGATGGAGCTGACCGCCACGATGCAGCCGCTGGCTGCACACGTGGACGATTTTTCTTTAGTCACCGGACTCGATCGCACCTACAAAAACGGCCAGGACGTACACGCCCAAGGCGCTTCCTGCTACCTCACCAGCTTGTCTCCCGAACAGGCCGACCGCCAAGGCATCGCTCATCCCAATGGCCGTACTCTGGATCAAGTCATCGGCGATGCCGTGGGGTACTCGACGGTCTTCAATACGCTCGAGATCAGTTGCAACGGGTTCACCGCGCCCAAGGAACCGATCGAGTTCGACAATATCTCCTGGTACGGCCCCGGCAAGATCGCGCCTTCGATCCGGGAACCGCAAAAATTGTACGATCGCCTGTTCCTGCGGGAGAGCTATCGCGAGCACGTCGAAGATGTTACGGATCTGGTGATTGCTGATGCCAAGACGCTGTCGCGGCGATTGGCTCACGATGATCGCCATACGCTGGATGAGTTTATGGAGATGGTTCGCGGCATCGAACTGCGGATCAAAAAGATGGATCGCATGTTGTCCGACGTGGACGTGCAGGTGCCCAAAAATGAAGTGCTACCGCGGGGCGAATACATCCGGCTGCAAATGGACTTGATGCTGCTGGCCTTCCAGATGGGCATCACCAACGTCTGCACCTTCATGCTGGGACCGGAACGCTGGGATGCGACGTTGATGTACGAAGGCGTGTTCGACAAACCCGTCCAGCACCACAACATGACGCACAATCAAAAAGGCGACGGCTACAAAGAGCTGCAGAAGATCGACGACTTCCATATGCAGCAGTACGCTTATCTGATCAAGCGGATGAAAGAGATCAAGGAGCTGGACGGCAGCTGCATGCTGGATAATTCGCTGGTGGCCTTTGGGGCCGGCCTGGGCGACGGGGCGACGCACCAGTACTACGACCTGCCGATGATGGTTGCCGGACGCGCGCAGGGTCAGATCAAGCAAGGACGTTTCATCAAGTTGCCCAGCGGGACGCTGAATTCCAACCTGTGGCTGACCATTGCACAGCTGATGGGCCTGAAACTGGACTCCTACGCCGACAGCACCGGCGTGATCTCTGACCTGTGGACATAG
- a CDS encoding DUF1588 domain-containing protein encodes MSIVKRCCAVICLIWVSSNLADAQDQEFQQVLVPLFQQHCLDCHGVEEANADIDLQSLATAKDLLDRPAWIEKVLDAIAGGAMPPDGEPGLEPAKQTAAVKALKAMLRQATEHTQRANVPVRRLNRFQYNNTVRDLFQLDRDVFALPEKLMTRHHNYLHERDPQAAAHPMPSSVQVASHSLQPLPGLTGVKPFPKDLRAEHGFDNQANQLTLSPLLLDAFLRLSVSIVESPDFNEQTVGIWNDFFAAPADPNQRDGEIRRRLASFLRIAFRGPVDDETLDRYTAYAIAKIDSGLSFPDGMKKVAAAVLSSPLFLYRSPAVDPSDQPFVLASRLSYFLWGSCPDEPLLQRAAAGQLSDPAMLDQTIARMLADPKIEGFLDSFPSQWMQLENVLAVTPDPQINRYFSLAADRPASVQMVLEPLLLFDTVFVENRPIADLLAPDFTYQSEFLETWYHSELSPPPVDVQAIEAENQRKDERRRELRDAIASLIAEQNELEQPVRAAVLKERQESGSAPSALDLKPYASWGFDGDLSESVRGLDLTAHGEIQFRDGQVVLDGAYLLSKPLPIDLDAKTMEVWFRLPTLQQRGGGLMGVQVTGGLFETIVLGERQNLRWMSGSNGFERTEDFVDAVDETAADELLHLVMVYEQDGTKTLYRNGLRYGRPYQKGQVTFPRDQTNVMFGLRHLPPGGNRHLAVSIDQARLYDRALTIEEVEAAASQRGTFVSTEQLVAAMTPDQCRHRDELIAALATRREELRQVPANVDPAAVVRAAQQKYDDKLRAMLQARDFHRVPLSDPRFGGIITNAATLSMTSGPQRTHPVARGVWVIEVIFNDPPDPPPNDVPPLNEEAGDKDQTIRERFAAHRDHASCAGCHTKLDPLGFALENFDITGRWRDKYANGRDVDASGTLMRKHDFGEAVSFKAAIVKEQPRFAKAFTEHLLRFAVAQELSPADSLVVDDILARAAEDHYRLQTLLREVIHSERFQTY; translated from the coding sequence ATGTCAATCGTGAAACGATGCTGCGCTGTGATTTGTCTGATTTGGGTCTCCAGCAACCTAGCTGACGCCCAAGATCAAGAATTTCAACAGGTCTTGGTACCGCTGTTTCAGCAGCACTGCCTGGATTGTCACGGTGTCGAGGAAGCGAACGCGGACATCGATCTGCAAAGCCTCGCCACGGCCAAAGATTTGCTCGACCGACCCGCATGGATCGAAAAAGTGTTGGACGCCATCGCCGGCGGGGCCATGCCGCCGGATGGAGAGCCGGGATTGGAGCCGGCGAAACAAACGGCGGCCGTGAAGGCACTGAAAGCGATGCTGCGGCAGGCCACCGAGCATACGCAGCGAGCGAATGTTCCGGTCCGTCGGCTGAATCGTTTTCAGTACAACAACACCGTTCGCGATCTGTTTCAACTCGATCGAGACGTGTTTGCCTTGCCCGAGAAGTTGATGACTCGCCACCACAATTATCTGCACGAGCGGGATCCCCAGGCCGCGGCCCATCCGATGCCGAGTTCGGTGCAAGTCGCGTCGCATTCCTTGCAACCGCTGCCGGGTTTAACAGGCGTCAAACCCTTTCCGAAGGATCTGCGGGCCGAACATGGCTTTGACAATCAAGCGAATCAGTTGACTCTGTCGCCGTTGTTGCTCGATGCGTTTTTGCGGCTGAGCGTTTCGATTGTGGAAAGCCCGGACTTCAACGAACAAACGGTCGGCATTTGGAACGACTTCTTTGCGGCACCTGCCGATCCGAATCAACGTGACGGCGAGATTCGAAGACGATTGGCCAGCTTTCTGCGTATCGCGTTTCGCGGCCCCGTCGACGACGAAACGCTCGACCGCTACACCGCCTACGCGATCGCCAAAATCGACAGCGGTTTATCGTTCCCCGATGGCATGAAAAAGGTCGCCGCGGCGGTGCTGTCTTCGCCGCTGTTTCTATATCGTTCGCCCGCCGTGGATCCGTCCGATCAGCCCTTCGTGTTGGCTTCGCGATTGTCGTATTTCCTCTGGGGCAGCTGTCCCGATGAGCCATTGCTGCAACGGGCCGCAGCGGGTCAGCTTTCCGACCCGGCGATGCTTGACCAGACGATCGCTCGGATGCTGGCTGATCCAAAGATCGAAGGTTTTTTGGATTCCTTTCCATCGCAGTGGATGCAGTTGGAAAACGTCTTGGCGGTCACACCGGATCCGCAGATCAACCGCTACTTCTCGCTCGCGGCCGACCGACCGGCCAGCGTGCAGATGGTATTGGAACCGCTGTTGTTGTTCGACACGGTGTTTGTCGAAAATCGGCCCATCGCGGATTTGTTAGCGCCCGACTTCACCTATCAAAGCGAATTTCTGGAGACCTGGTATCACAGCGAATTGTCGCCGCCGCCGGTGGATGTGCAGGCGATTGAAGCGGAGAACCAGCGGAAGGACGAGCGACGACGTGAGCTGCGGGATGCCATCGCCAGCCTGATCGCCGAACAGAACGAGCTTGAGCAGCCGGTGCGCGCGGCGGTGTTAAAGGAACGCCAGGAATCCGGTTCCGCTCCGTCGGCTCTCGACTTGAAGCCCTATGCGAGTTGGGGTTTTGATGGCGACTTGTCGGAATCGGTGCGGGGGCTGGATCTGACGGCTCACGGCGAAATTCAGTTCCGTGACGGCCAAGTGGTGCTGGACGGGGCTTATTTGCTCAGCAAGCCGCTGCCTATCGATTTAGACGCTAAGACGATGGAAGTTTGGTTTCGGTTGCCAACATTGCAGCAACGCGGTGGTGGACTGATGGGGGTTCAGGTGACCGGAGGGCTGTTCGAAACCATCGTCTTGGGCGAACGGCAGAACCTGCGTTGGATGTCCGGCAGCAACGGCTTCGAACGCACCGAAGATTTTGTCGACGCCGTGGACGAAACCGCTGCCGATGAACTGCTTCATCTAGTGATGGTGTACGAGCAAGACGGCACCAAGACGCTGTACCGCAACGGCCTGCGATACGGCCGGCCGTATCAGAAGGGGCAGGTGACGTTTCCTCGCGACCAGACGAACGTGATGTTTGGACTCCGTCATCTGCCGCCGGGCGGCAACCGTCATCTGGCCGTCAGCATCGACCAGGCGCGGCTATACGATCGAGCTTTGACGATCGAGGAAGTCGAAGCCGCCGCCTCGCAGCGCGGTACGTTCGTGTCGACCGAGCAGTTGGTCGCCGCGATGACGCCAGACCAGTGCCGCCACCGCGATGAATTGATCGCGGCCTTGGCGACTCGTCGGGAAGAGCTACGGCAGGTGCCGGCCAATGTCGATCCCGCGGCCGTCGTCCGCGCGGCGCAGCAAAAGTACGATGACAAACTTCGCGCGATGTTACAGGCACGTGATTTTCATCGCGTCCCGCTCAGCGATCCAAGGTTCGGCGGCATCATTACCAACGCCGCCACGCTCAGCATGACTTCGGGACCTCAACGGACGCATCCGGTGGCTCGCGGGGTGTGGGTGATTGAGGTGATTTTCAACGACCCACCCGACCCGCCACCCAACGACGTGCCGCCGCTGAACGAGGAGGCCGGCGACAAGGACCAAACCATTCGTGAACGATTTGCCGCGCACCGTGATCACGCGTCCTGTGCGGGCTGTCATACGAAACTCGATCCGCTCGGTTTTGCCTTGGAAAACTTTGACATCACCGGTCGATGGCGAGACAAGTACGCCAATGGTCGAGACGTGGATGCCAGCGGCACGCTGATGCGGAAGCATGATTTTGGCGAAGCGGTTAGTTTCAAAGCCGCGATCGTCAAGGAACAACCGCGGTTCGCCAAAGCTTTCACCGAGCATCTATTGCGGTTTGCAGTGGCACAGGAACTTTCGCCCGCCGACTCCTTGGTCGTGGACGACATCCTGGCCCGAGCCGCCGAGGACCACTACCGGCTGCAAACCTTGCTGCGAGAAGTGATTCACAGCGAACGCTTTCAGACGTATTAA
- a CDS encoding glycosyltransferase: MHLALVCPDMTGHLNPMTTLGRALSRQGHRVTLMGLPSSRAVAEARGLEFLEIGCPEFAAGELEADRALLGRLRGYSAVRLTGQMLRRAAAIVLRDAPEIARAEGIEGFVVDQVSPAGTSVAQSLELPFATVCNALAIHMEAGVPPVMMPWPYRQGSLARWRNRIGNRLLSFAAKPVFEEVNQFRDRHRLTPLVPLMPSHDELVQVAQQPAFLDFPREQLPDHFHYTGPWHEPDRDAELEFPWDKLDGRPILYASLGTLQNRLQGLFENIIAACAEQDVQLVLSLGRQEAELDLPTTSNAIIVPYAPQLPLLQQAVAVVTHGGLNTALETLAQGVPMVVIPMTNDQPGVARRAEALGAAAVVLPRSATVKRLRQAIAQVLQQPSYRESAERCQQQLKQAPNVTDAADLISRALTEQTRLTRTDQLQTKQNHSSAK; the protein is encoded by the coding sequence ATGCATCTAGCCCTCGTTTGCCCCGATATGACGGGGCATTTGAATCCGATGACCACGCTTGGTCGGGCGTTATCCCGCCAGGGACATCGGGTCACGCTGATGGGTTTGCCCAGCTCTCGAGCCGTCGCCGAAGCACGTGGTTTGGAATTTTTGGAAATCGGCTGTCCCGAATTTGCCGCGGGGGAATTGGAAGCGGACCGAGCCCTGTTGGGGCGGCTGCGTGGTTACTCGGCGGTACGACTGACCGGCCAGATGCTGCGCAGAGCGGCCGCGATCGTGTTGCGAGACGCGCCCGAGATCGCCCGCGCTGAAGGCATCGAAGGGTTTGTCGTCGACCAGGTCTCGCCCGCGGGAACAAGCGTCGCGCAGTCGTTGGAGCTGCCTTTTGCCACCGTCTGCAACGCTCTGGCAATCCATATGGAAGCCGGAGTGCCGCCGGTGATGATGCCCTGGCCGTACCGTCAGGGAAGTTTGGCTCGCTGGCGAAATCGGATCGGCAATCGTTTGTTGAGCTTTGCCGCCAAACCCGTGTTTGAGGAAGTTAATCAGTTTCGTGATCGCCACCGACTGACGCCGCTGGTGCCCCTGATGCCAAGCCATGACGAACTGGTGCAAGTCGCTCAGCAACCCGCCTTTTTGGATTTCCCTCGCGAACAACTTCCGGATCATTTTCATTACACCGGCCCCTGGCACGAGCCGGATCGAGACGCTGAGCTGGAGTTCCCCTGGGACAAACTGGATGGGCGGCCGATCCTGTACGCCTCCTTGGGGACGCTGCAAAACCGGCTACAGGGATTGTTCGAAAACATCATCGCCGCCTGCGCCGAACAAGACGTGCAGCTGGTGTTGTCGCTGGGCAGACAGGAGGCAGAGCTGGATCTGCCGACGACGTCCAACGCCATCATCGTCCCCTATGCCCCGCAGCTCCCGTTGCTGCAGCAAGCGGTCGCCGTGGTCACGCACGGCGGCTTGAATACGGCTCTGGAAACGCTCGCCCAGGGGGTGCCGATGGTGGTCATCCCGATGACCAACGACCAGCCCGGCGTCGCGCGTCGCGCCGAAGCGTTGGGCGCCGCGGCAGTGGTTTTACCCCGCTCGGCGACCGTTAAACGACTCCGGCAGGCCATCGCTCAGGTCTTGCAGCAGCCAAGTTACCGTGAATCGGCCGAGCGCTGCCAGCAGCAACTGAAGCAGGCTCCCAACGTGACCGATGCCGCCGACCTGATCAGCCGTGCCTTAACCGAGCAGACCCGCCTGACGCGAACCGACCAGCTGCAAACCAAGCAAAATCACTCGTCGGCAAAATGA